A stretch of Pseudomonas sp. LRP2-20 DNA encodes these proteins:
- a CDS encoding glycosyltransferase family 4 protein → MQLAFVLYKYFPFGGLQRDFMRIALECQKRGHQIRVYTLIWEGDIPPGFEVLVAPVKAIFNHRRNEKLSAWMEADLAKRPVDRLIGFNKMPGLDVYYAADGCFEDKAQTLRGGLYRRWGRYRHFAEYERAVFAKDARTEVLMISEVQQPLFIKHYGTPVERFHLLPPGISQDRRAPANAAEIRAEFRKEFNLGDDDLLLVQIGSGFKTKGVDRSLKALAALPSALRKRTKLMVIGQDDPKVFQLQSATLGLGEQVQFLKGRSDIPRFLLGADLLIHPAYNENTGTVLLEALVAGLPVLVSKVCGYAHYIAEADSGLVLDEPFEQEQLNGYLQRMLEDPQARADWSRNGLAFADSADLYSMPQRAADVILGQENP, encoded by the coding sequence ATGCAACTGGCTTTCGTGCTTTACAAATACTTCCCCTTCGGCGGGCTGCAGCGCGATTTCATGCGCATTGCCCTGGAGTGCCAGAAGCGGGGCCACCAGATCCGCGTGTACACGCTGATCTGGGAGGGTGACATTCCGCCGGGCTTCGAGGTGCTGGTGGCGCCGGTCAAGGCGATCTTCAACCACCGGCGCAACGAGAAACTCAGCGCCTGGATGGAAGCGGACCTGGCCAAGCGCCCGGTCGACCGCCTGATCGGCTTCAACAAGATGCCGGGGCTGGACGTGTACTACGCCGCCGACGGCTGCTTCGAAGACAAGGCACAGACCCTGCGTGGCGGCCTGTACCGCCGCTGGGGCCGTTACCGGCACTTCGCCGAGTACGAGCGGGCCGTGTTCGCCAAGGACGCGCGCACCGAAGTACTGATGATTTCCGAAGTGCAGCAGCCGCTGTTCATCAAGCACTACGGCACCCCCGTGGAACGCTTCCACCTGCTGCCGCCAGGCATCTCCCAGGACCGCCGCGCGCCGGCCAATGCCGCCGAAATCCGCGCCGAGTTCCGCAAGGAATTCAACCTGGGCGATGACGACCTGCTGCTGGTGCAGATCGGTTCGGGCTTCAAGACCAAGGGCGTCGACCGCAGCCTCAAGGCGCTGGCCGCACTGCCTTCGGCGCTGCGCAAGCGCACGAAATTGATGGTCATCGGCCAGGACGACCCCAAGGTCTTCCAGCTGCAGAGCGCCACACTGGGCCTGGGCGAGCAGGTGCAGTTCCTCAAGGGCCGCAGCGACATCCCGCGGTTCCTGCTGGGCGCCGACCTGCTGATCCATCCGGCCTACAACGAGAACACTGGCACGGTGCTGCTCGAGGCATTGGTAGCCGGCCTGCCGGTGCTGGTGTCCAAGGTCTGTGGTTATGCCCATTACATCGCCGAGGCCGACAGCGGCCTGGTACTGGACGAGCCGTTCGAACAAGAACAGCTCAATGGCTACCTGCAGCGCATGCTCGAAGACCCGCAGGCCCGCGCCGACTGGTCGCGCAATGGCCTGGCCTTTGCCGACAGCGCCGACCTGTACAGCATGCCGCAGCGTGCTGCCGATGTGATCCTGGGGCAGGAGAACCCATGA
- a CDS encoding lipopolysaccharide kinase InaA family protein, which translates to MTDYLASADVALLKRHGLNDFEALWALQLDAVDEPNTGRGGWSSVYRLELEGKGYYLKRQSDYLTRTLHRPFGEPTFAREFRNISRYQKLRIPALQAVFYGERKQNGQHRAILMTRALDEWSDLEGLLAQWPQLADDARAGILKACGQLARTLHAAGQVHGCFYPKHIFLRQRREGWEAQLIDLEKTRPLLFGMRDRLRDLEPLLRRARAWSEAQVRQLLAAYLQQPANSALVDTWLQRLTQRRREKEAR; encoded by the coding sequence ATGACCGATTACCTGGCCAGCGCGGACGTCGCGCTGCTCAAACGCCATGGCCTGAACGACTTCGAGGCGCTGTGGGCGCTGCAGCTCGACGCCGTGGACGAACCCAACACTGGCCGCGGCGGCTGGAGTAGCGTTTACCGCCTGGAACTTGAAGGCAAGGGCTATTACCTCAAGCGCCAGAGCGATTACCTGACCCGCACCTTGCACCGGCCGTTTGGCGAACCGACCTTCGCCCGCGAATTTCGCAATATCAGCCGCTACCAGAAGCTGCGCATCCCGGCCTTGCAGGCCGTGTTCTACGGCGAGCGCAAGCAGAACGGCCAGCACCGGGCGATCCTGATGACCCGTGCGCTGGACGAATGGAGCGACCTGGAGGGTCTGCTGGCCCAGTGGCCGCAGCTCGCCGATGACGCCCGGGCGGGCATCCTCAAGGCGTGCGGCCAGCTGGCGCGCACCCTGCACGCTGCCGGCCAGGTGCACGGCTGCTTCTATCCCAAACACATCTTCCTGCGCCAACGCCGCGAAGGCTGGGAAGCGCAGCTGATCGACCTGGAAAAGACCCGGCCGCTGCTGTTTGGCATGCGTGACCGCCTGCGCGATCTGGAGCCGCTGCTGCGCCGTGCCCGTGCCTGGAGCGAGGCGCAGGTGCGCCAGCTGCTGGCCGCCTACCTGCAGCAGCCTGCCAACAGCGCCCTGGTCGATACCTGGCTGCAACGCCTGACGCAACGCCGTCGTGAAAAAGAGGCCCGCTGA
- a CDS encoding lipopolysaccharide kinase InaA family protein, whose product MRLSELKDAGRSPSLPLSITLADAAGTADLQLLSLLRVLPGQRYVGAGIWRGTPVLAKLLVGASAARHFQRELDGVKLLAKEGLTTPQLLADGLKEGEGGWLLFEFLDGAESLADAWASVESLPVLADEQHLVLGEALTAVAQMHAHGLWQEDLHLDNLLRHGGKLYLIDGAGIKAETPGQQLSRPRVLENLGVFFAQLPKRLEPFIEELLVHYLLANAEHALPMEALQKQVDKVRSWRQKDYLEKAGRECSLFSVERSLSGLRAIRRSEVGAMLPVLEQADTLIDKGHLYKTGGAASVARIEVNGRQLVLKRYNIKNTAHWFKRFWRPSRAWHSWIEGLRLEFLDIATPRPLAVLEQRVMGLRSRAYLVTEFVDGPDLTACFAPYVENGDAPEEQVDALVHVMQQLIRERISHGDFKGHNLFWHNGQWSLIDLDAMCQHATQLSFAPAYARDRARLLRNWPSGSALHQRLDRLLPRLGE is encoded by the coding sequence ATGCGTTTGTCCGAACTCAAAGACGCCGGGCGCAGCCCGTCTCTGCCATTGAGCATTACCTTGGCCGACGCCGCCGGCACGGCTGACCTGCAACTGCTCAGCCTGTTGCGGGTGCTGCCCGGCCAGCGTTATGTCGGCGCCGGCATCTGGCGCGGCACCCCGGTGCTGGCCAAGCTGCTCGTCGGCGCCAGCGCGGCACGGCATTTCCAGCGCGAACTGGATGGCGTGAAGCTGCTGGCCAAAGAAGGCCTGACCACGCCACAACTGCTCGCCGACGGCCTCAAGGAAGGCGAGGGCGGCTGGCTGCTGTTCGAATTCCTCGATGGCGCCGAAAGCCTGGCCGATGCCTGGGCTTCGGTAGAAAGCCTGCCGGTGCTGGCTGACGAGCAGCACCTGGTACTGGGTGAAGCACTCACCGCCGTGGCACAGATGCATGCGCATGGCCTGTGGCAGGAAGACCTGCACCTGGACAACCTGCTGCGCCATGGCGGCAAGCTGTACCTGATCGACGGTGCCGGCATCAAGGCCGAGACGCCCGGCCAGCAGTTGTCGCGGCCACGTGTGCTGGAAAACCTCGGGGTGTTCTTCGCCCAGTTGCCCAAGCGCCTGGAGCCGTTCATCGAAGAGCTGCTGGTGCACTACCTGCTGGCCAACGCCGAGCATGCGCTGCCGATGGAAGCGCTGCAGAAGCAGGTGGACAAGGTGCGCAGCTGGCGGCAGAAGGACTACCTGGAAAAGGCCGGTCGCGAGTGCAGCCTGTTCAGCGTCGAGCGCAGCCTGTCAGGCCTGCGCGCGATTCGCCGCAGTGAGGTGGGCGCCATGCTGCCGGTCCTGGAGCAAGCCGATACGCTGATCGACAAGGGCCACCTGTACAAGACCGGTGGCGCGGCCAGCGTGGCGCGCATCGAGGTGAACGGTCGCCAACTCGTGCTCAAGCGCTACAACATCAAGAACACTGCGCACTGGTTCAAGCGCTTCTGGCGCCCGAGCCGGGCCTGGCACTCCTGGATCGAAGGGCTGCGCCTGGAGTTTCTCGACATCGCCACGCCACGCCCGTTGGCGGTGCTGGAACAGCGAGTGATGGGCTTGCGCAGCCGTGCCTACCTGGTCACCGAGTTTGTCGATGGCCCGGACCTGACCGCCTGCTTCGCGCCCTACGTGGAGAACGGCGACGCACCGGAAGAACAGGTCGATGCCCTGGTCCACGTGATGCAGCAATTGATTCGCGAGCGCATCAGCCATGGCGACTTCAAGGGGCACAACCTGTTCTGGCACAACGGCCAGTGGTCGCTGATCGACCTCGATGCCATGTGCCAGCACGCCACCCAGCTCAGCTTCGCGCCGGCCTACGCGCGTGACCGGGCGCGGTTGCTGCGCAACTGGCCGAGTGGCAGCGCCCTGCATCAGCGCTTGGACAGGCTGTTGCCGCGGCTCGGCGAGTAA
- the rfaP gene encoding lipopolysaccharide core heptose(I) kinase RfaP has protein sequence MKLILAEPFKRLWAGRDAFDAVEALQGEVYRELEGRRTLRTEVDGEGFFVKIHRGIGWGEIFKNLLTAKLPVLGAGQEWQAIQRLHEVGVPTMTAVAYGERGSNPASQHSFIITEELAPTISLEDFSIDWVKHPPEPRLKHALIAEVAKMTGGMHRAGVNHRDCYICHFLLHTDRPVTPEDFKLSVIDLHRAQTRAKISRRWRDKDLAALYFSALDIGLTQRDKLRFLRGYFQRPLRQVLVEEAALLAWLERKAQKLYDRKQRYGDAL, from the coding sequence ATGAAGCTGATATTGGCCGAGCCCTTCAAGCGCCTGTGGGCCGGGCGTGATGCCTTCGATGCCGTGGAAGCGCTGCAAGGCGAGGTCTATCGCGAGCTCGAAGGCCGCCGCACGCTGCGTACCGAGGTCGACGGCGAAGGCTTTTTCGTCAAGATCCACCGCGGCATCGGCTGGGGCGAGATCTTCAAGAACCTGCTCACCGCCAAACTGCCGGTACTCGGTGCCGGCCAGGAATGGCAGGCCATCCAGCGCCTGCATGAAGTGGGCGTGCCGACCATGACCGCCGTCGCCTATGGCGAGCGTGGCAGCAACCCGGCCAGCCAGCACTCGTTCATCATCACCGAAGAGCTGGCGCCGACCATCAGCCTGGAAGACTTCAGCATCGACTGGGTCAAGCATCCGCCCGAGCCACGCCTGAAGCACGCGCTGATCGCTGAAGTGGCGAAGATGACCGGCGGTATGCACCGCGCCGGGGTCAACCACCGCGACTGCTACATTTGCCATTTCCTGCTGCACACTGACCGGCCGGTGACGCCGGAAGACTTCAAACTGTCGGTGATTGACCTGCATCGCGCGCAGACCCGGGCGAAAATCAGCCGGCGCTGGCGCGACAAGGACCTGGCCGCGCTGTACTTCTCGGCGCTGGATATCGGCCTGACCCAACGCGACAAGCTGCGCTTCCTGCGCGGTTATTTCCAGCGCCCGTTGCGCCAGGTTCTGGTCGAGGAGGCCGCGCTGCTCGCCTGGCTCGAACGCAAGGCGCAGAAACTCTACGATCGCAAGCAACGCTATGGGGATGCACTCTGA
- a CDS encoding lipopolysaccharide kinase InaA family protein yields MAGWTLAPGYEHLASDFGSLDAVFALKGERLTRDPLSEVIRIERDGVNYYVKRYTGAGKHMRRYLGRPRIKAEWQNLKQFAKWEIPTAEVVAWGLERKGLAFGRGAMITRELPRTEDLSALAERNDPRLADRAWVDKLSRQLARHTRVMHEHRFAHNDLKWRNLLVDDMGTLFFIDCPTGDFWRGFMWRHRMIKDLACLDKVAKYHLSATQRLRFYLQYRGRQRLNVRDKRRIRQVLSFFEGRE; encoded by the coding sequence ATGGCGGGTTGGACACTGGCGCCTGGCTACGAACATCTGGCGTCGGACTTCGGCAGCCTTGATGCGGTCTTTGCCCTCAAGGGCGAACGCCTCACGCGTGACCCGCTCAGCGAGGTCATCCGCATCGAGCGTGACGGAGTCAACTACTACGTCAAGCGCTACACCGGCGCCGGCAAGCACATGCGCCGCTACCTGGGCCGGCCACGCATCAAGGCCGAATGGCAGAACCTCAAGCAGTTCGCCAAGTGGGAAATTCCCACTGCCGAAGTGGTGGCCTGGGGCCTTGAGCGCAAAGGCCTGGCCTTTGGCCGAGGCGCGATGATCACCCGCGAACTGCCACGCACCGAAGACCTCTCGGCCTTGGCCGAGCGCAATGACCCGCGCCTGGCCGACCGCGCCTGGGTCGACAAGCTGAGCCGCCAGCTGGCGCGCCACACCCGGGTGATGCATGAACACCGTTTCGCTCACAACGACCTGAAGTGGCGCAACCTGCTGGTCGATGACATGGGCACGCTATTCTTCATCGACTGCCCGACCGGCGACTTCTGGCGCGGCTTCATGTGGCGCCACCGCATGATCAAAGACCTGGCATGCCTGGACAAGGTGGCCAAATATCACCTGTCGGCGACCCAGCGCCTGCGCTTCTACCTGCAGTACCGTGGGCGTCAGCGCCTGAATGTGCGCGACAAACGGCGCATTCGTCAGGTGCTGAGCTTCTTCGAGGGAAGGGAATGA